The DNA region GAGCGCCAAAAACTTGCCTTTCACATCGGCACGGTCTTCGGTCAGCGCCCGCAGCTTTGGTATCACTTGCCTGCCATAGACACGTTCACTTTATTCGGAAAGATCTACGAGCTGGATGACCGCGAAACAAAAAAGCGCATCGACTTTTTGACCGAAGCCTTTGAAATTCGGGATCTATTGGAGACTCCCGTCCGCAAACTTTCCCTCGGTCAACGGATGCGCTGCGAAGTTGCCGCCTCGCTTCTTCACCGCCCGAAGTTGATCCTGCTCGATGAGCCGTCCATCGGGCTGGATGTGGTCGCCAAGCAGCACATCCGCGACGCGATCCGCAGGATGAATCAGGAGGAGGGAGTCGGCGTATTGCTCACCTCCCATGATGCGGGTGATCTGGAAGCGCTCTGCAAACGCGTCATTATCGTCAACCACGGGCAGATCGTCTACGAGGACAAAGTCTCTACGCTGAAGCGCAAGCACCTGACCACCAAGCTGGTGGAGGTCCGTTACGCGCAGGAAGTGCCGAAGGACTTTCAGTTGAACGGCGTCGAAATATTGAAAGTGGGGCGTTACGGCGTGAAACTGCGCTTCGACACAAACAAAACGCCAGTGGATAAAGTATTGGCGCATCTTTCTGCATCCGGCGACCTGGTGGATATCACCATCTCCGACCCGCCGCTGGAGGAAGTGATCGCAAAGATCTATCGGTCATCTGCATCATAAAGCGAGGAACAATGGACAAACAATTCTGGCTCGACATCCGTGAAAATCAATACGCCGTCCCGGAAGGGCATTCCATCGAAGACTTGCTCGATGAATTGTTGTCTTTCCTGGGGAGCACTGACCCGGAACTGCGCGATGTCATCGGTTACGAGACCTACGCTAATTGGCTGAAATTGGAAACCATTCCGTTGGTACTGATTCGTTCGTGCATTTCCCGTCTTACCGGCAATCTGGAAGAGGGGATCGGAGAACGCGATACGGACACGGTCTTCCTGCGCTCGTTTTCGGCTCTGCTGCTCGCTGAAACAGTGCATCATGACAACAAAGTCCCCGCCTTGGAAAAAGATGATGCGCTTGATATTCTTGAAAAGGCTCTTACGTACTTGAAAAATGAGCGTGATCCGCGCGGATACGTCAGCGGGAAAGGCTGGGCGCACGCAATCGCCCACACCGCCGACCTGCTTTACACACTCGCCAGTCACCGCGACACAGGTCAAGCCGAACTGGAACGAATCCTGTATGCGGTCACAACCAAACTGGAAAAACCCACGGAGTGGATCTATTGCCACGGTGAAGATGACCGCCTTATGCAGGCTGCCGCGGGAGTCGTGCAAAGAAACCTGCTGGACGAGAACACTTACAGCCAGTGGCTAGCATCCTGCCTCGAACCGTCATGGAAAGGCTCTTACGAAGACCCGGCGCAAAACAACGCCTTTTTCAACACCAGAAATTTCCTGCGCGGTTTCTATTTATACCTGCAGGAAGCGAAAGACCTCCCCATCCGCGATTTTCTTTTCAAGGAAACGGGGAATACCCTGCGAAAATTCAGGCAATTTTAAAGCGCCCACATGCGAAAGTATCTCTACATCGCCACGATGCAGGTCATCAACAACATCGCCTATCCCGGCGATTTTCTGGGACGTTCCATCAGCATTGGCATCTTCCTGTTCATCTTTGCCGGGTTATGGGGCACGACCTTTCGCATTGTCGGTACGGAATCCATCAACGGGCTGACCTTTGCCAACATGATGTGGTACCTGATGATGGCAGAGACGATCGAACTCGGCAGACCGCGCACCAACCGCATCATCTCGGAACAGGTCAAGAACGGTGAAGTGGCGTATATCCTGAACAAACCGTATAACTTCCTGCTGTATCATTTCTCGTTCGGCTTGGGTGACAGTCTCCTGCGTGTTGGGATGAACATCGCCGTAGGCGTTCTCGTCGCGTGGCTTCTGGCGGGTCCGCCGCCATCTCTGCTGGGATGGGGTATGGCGCTGGTCACACTCATCGGCGCGTGGATCCTGCACTTCTGCATGATGGCATTGATCGGACTGGCGGCATTTCTCGTGGAAGAGACCAATTCCTTCGAGTTGATCTACCAAAAACTGGTCTTCATCCTCGGCGGAATGCTCCTGCCGTTGGATATGTTCCCTGAATGGCTGCAAGGAATTGCGCGTCTTCTTCCCTTCCCATATATGATGTACGCCCCCGCGCGCCTATTTGTAAAACCTGACGTGGAGTTGTTCTGGCAGATGCTCTCCGCGCAATGGATGTGGGTGGCGGCGCTGGTACTCGTTCTTGCCATTGCCTATCGTAGAAGCGAAAAAGTACTCACGGTGAACGGCGGCTGACATGAAAAACATCCGATTTCTAATCGCACTTTGGAAAGCCAACCTGCAAGCCGCCATGGAGTTCCGTTCCGCATTTCTGACACAGGTCATCTTCATGATGATCAATAATGGCGCGTATTTCATGTTCTGGGTCTTGTTCTTCGATAAATTCAACGAAGTACAAGGCTGGGGACTGCGTGATATGATGCTGCTATATGGGATCGCCGCCACCGCCTGGGGAGTTGCGGCATATTTCTTCGGTCATTTCACCACGCTGGCGGAGGTCATCGCACACGGCAGGCTGGATTATTACCTGTCCCTGCCGAAGCCGGTCCTGCTGCATGTGCTGGCATCAAAAAGCCTCGGCAGCGGCATGGGAGATATTATTTATGGCATCGGCAGTTTTATCATCTCCGGCTACCTCACCCCCGATGGAATTTTACGGTTCGCGCTTTCTGTTTTCACGGGCGTATGCATCTTTATATCCTTTCTCACCATCATTCAAAGCCTGTCCTTTTGGCTGGGTAACACCGTCGCGCTCAGCCAGATCGCTTTGAGCGCCGTGCTGACATTCTCGCTGTATCCCAGCGTATTGTTCAATACGACCACAAAATTCGTTCTACTTACCATCGTCCCTGCCGCATTGATCGGCTCGGTCCCCGCCGAATTTGTGCGCTCATTTACATGGCAAAGCCTGCTGCAAATCTCCACCGGCGCAGCGGTCTTCCTCGTTTTGGCTGTGACGATCTTTCGCGCAGGATTGCGGAAATACGAGTCAGGCAGTGCGATACAGGTGGAAGTGTAAAAAGAGGCGGTCGCCCAAAAGTGACCGCCTCTTTTATTACGCCGAAGCTCCCGAATAACTCCGCAAGCCAAATTTCAAAAGGGCGCGCGAAGCAAAGAACAATACAACCGTCAGCGCGAGAGCACCAAGCCAGGTCTGGAGGTTGAGACGCCCCGTCAATGCTTCAGCGGGGACAGTGACTGCGAAAGCGACAGGGATGATGAAGGTCAGTGCCATGCGCAGCCAGGTTGGGTAAATACCAACGGGCCAGCGTCCTGCCGCATAGAGACCTTCAAAAAGATTTGCGATCTCATGCACGCGCACAAACCAAAATGCCGTGGAGGTGACAATCAGCCAGAAACAGTAGATCATCACCGCACCCATCGCCAGCGCGGAGAAGAATGCAAGCACATCCCAAACACCCACCAGCCAGTTCATTTGTGAGAGCGCCACGCCGAGCACGATCATCCCTGTAACCACGTCCACCAATTGCCAGAGCCGGAACTCGCGCACACTGATAAGGATTTGAGCATCGGCGGGTTTGGTTAGGGCAAAATCAAGCAATCCCTCGCGGATATCCTCCATCAGTCGTTCCATGTTCGGCTGAATGGCGGCACGGATGATGCCGCCCATTGTGATGAAGACGCCCATCACCGCCAGTAATTCGGTTCGGTCCCAGCCGCCTAGTTCGCTGGTCTGGCTGAAAACGAGGTTCAAACCGATCAGCCCCGTGCCGAGCGCAATGAAGGTTTGCAAAATTTGAATGTAAAGATTGGCGCGGTATTGAAACTCGTTCATGATACCGATACGCAAATAGTTGAAGGCAAGTTTTAATCCCTGCATATTAACCTCCCACCGCCGAAAACCTGCGGATGGCAACCTTCCAGATCAAGTGGACTACGATCCAGCCGCCGACCACCCATGCCACCTGCATCCCCAAGCCGATGAGCATGTCAGTCATGGTCAACTGCCCTACCAGCGCTTCGATGGGAAACCCGAACGCCCAACGGAATGGGAAGAACCATGCCAGCTCCTGCACCCATACGGGCATGAGCGAAAGCGGTACCAACCGTCCCGAAAGAATCAGCTCCGCTGCAAAATACAGTTCAAAGAGAGCGCTGACGCGGGTTGTCCAAAATGTCACCATGCCGAGCAGGGAAAGCGTGATCGTGCGGATGAGGTATGCCATCCAAATTGCAATGAAGAAGACCACGCCTTCGAGTAATGTGGGATTCAATTCAGGCTTGAAGATCAGCGAAAGCGCGAACGCCAGCGGAATCCATAAAATGATCATCACTACTTTCCAACCCGCAAAGAACGACACATCTTCATGCAGCGGGTGGATCGGGCGCATCAAACTCGTGGAGAGCCTGCCGTTGCGGATGCGCCACTCCCAACCGTAGGGCGTGAAGGCAATGTTCATCTGGCGCACAAGCGTCCACACGATGTAATAGGCGGCGAAGGTGCCAGGCGTGTAACCGCCCACCATGCCACCCTGCTGGTTCGCCACCGCCGACCAAACCACCATATAAATGACGGGTTCGGCGATCATGCCGATCATGTAAAAATAATTGGCAACAGGATATTGCCATTGCTCCAGCACGGAGATCTTCATCATGGAAATGTAGTAATCGAAATATCGTTTCATTCCACAACATCCTTGCCGACCGCGAAAACGGATTCGATCACATCTTCGATGGGCGCTGTTTCGACGGTGAGATCTTCCACCGCAAGATCGTTCAACAGGCGGGATGTAACCGCCGAAGTCTTTTCCTTCGGGACACGCAGCGTCACACGGGACCCTTCAGCTGATACCATGTCCCCGAACTGACTCCAGTCTGTAGCAGCGCTGTCCACGGTGAAGCCGATGGTCTTGAACGCCGAGAATTTTTCGACAAGTTTCGAGAGATCGCCATCGAACAAAAGTTTGCCATGATGAATGACGATGATGCGCTTGCACAAAGCCTCCACATCCGCCATGTAGTGACTGGTCAGCAGTACCGTCGCACCGTAGCGTTTGTTGTACTCCGCCACAAACGTGCGGATGCGTTTCTGCATGGTGACATCCAAGCCCAGCGTCGGCTCATCGAGGAAGAGAATCTTCGGCTTGTGCAACAATGCGCCGATGATTTCCATCTTCATGCGTTCCCCCAAAGACAAGTTACGCACTGGCTTTTGCACAAGATCACTGACTTCGAGGATTTCAATGAACTCATCACGCGTGCGTTTGAATTCATCGCGCGGAATGCTGTAAATGGCACGTTGTAGATCGAAAGAATCCAGCGCGGGCAAATCCCATGAGAGTTGGTTACGATTGCCCATCACCAATGTGATCTGGCGCAGGAAGTCGTGCGAGCGTTTGGCAGGCTCGTACCCCAACACGGAGGTACTGCCAGAGGTCGGGTGCAAAAGTCCGCTGAGCATTTTGAGCGTGGTAGTCTTCCCCGCGCCGTTGGGACCAAGAAAGCCCACCACCTCGCCGGGCTGAATATCAAACGAGATTTCATCCACTGCTTTGACGTTTTTATAGCGGCGTTTGATCAATCCCAGCGCGGCGGCTTTCAAGCCTGCTTCCCGCTCGGGGACCTGATAATGTTTTGCCAGTTTCGAGATCGAAATGACAGAGGGCATGAATTTATCTCTCCTGATTGAATTAATATTTTTCGGTTTCGCGCCCTCGGTTAATAAAAAAACCGCAGGGCAAACGCACCTGCGGCAGAGTTATACGGAATTGATACTACCGAATCAACCTGCTGGGAGGTACGTAAACAGACAAGTTATTGGACATCACAATCGCCATGAGAAATACCTCCTTTCGGTTTAGAATATGCAACAGTTTATCATACGAAAAAATGAAATGCAAGTAGCATTTTCAAGGATGTGCAACGATGACGACCAAACAAGAAATTGAGAAGGAATTGGATGAGACGTACACCCGCTTCATCTCTTTAGTGGAGTTGATCCCCGAATCCGAATATTCTCTCCCCTCTAGCAATCCCGCTTGGACGGTAGGCGATGTCCTGTTTCACATCACGCTTGGTCCGCGGGCGCTGGCATTGGAAGTGTGGATGACACTCCATGCGCGGGGACTCTATCAATTGGCTATGCGCTACTTCCCGTCGCGGATGTTCAATCACATAAATGCGTGGTTCGGCAATCGCAAGCGTCGAATCAGCCGTCAGGGGCTGCTTAAGGCGTACGGGCAGGCGCACACAGTCATAAAGTCCAGATTGAAGCGGACTCGGGAGGAGGATTTGTCAAAATCGGTGATATATCCCAAAGATTATGTATCTGACCTCGCAGGAGAAGTCAGTGTGGAGCGGTTGTTTCGGTATGTGAAGGGACATTTCGATGCGCACGAAGAGGAAATTCGCGCCCGTTCGGGGTGAATTTCTCTGGTATAATTCTGCCCCGTGACTGGTCCTGCCTTACGGTTTCGCGCTGTGGGCATGGAGACCTGCAAAAGAATCTACAGAAAGGAAGCATACGTCATGCCGCTCGCGAAAGAAGTCAAGACAAAGGCGATCGAGGATTTTCATCGCCACGAGAAGGATACCGGTTCGCCCGAAGTGCAAATCGCCATCCTGACAAACCGCATCACTCAGCTTACTGAGCACTTGCGCGCCAACAAGCAGGATCAATCCTGCCGCCGCGGTCTGCTTAAACTGGTTGGTCAGCGCCGCCGGTTGCTCGCGTACCTGCGTAAAAGCAATTACCAGAGCTACCTCAACGTTACCGACCGTTTGCAGCTCCGCCGCAAATAAATAGCACGTCAACCCGTAGGGGCACGACATGTCGTGCCCCTACATTGTGTAAACCCGCAGTCAGGAATTGAATAGCGCGAACAACATGGTTGTTCCCACTCTTCAGTCCCTGACCCAAGGCGGAATGTTATTGAGACAGTACAATACTGTCGAAGCAGGAGCCACCTCCTGCCCCATGTATAGGAGATAAAAAATGAATTTCGAAGGAAAAAAGTATTCAGCCGTCGTTGGAAACAAGACGGTCTCGATTGAGACGGGTCGCCTTGCCGGACAGGCTGGCGGCGCGCTCACGCTCGGCATTGAAGACGCGATCGTGTTCGCATCCGCCACCATGGGTGGCGTGCGCGAAGGCATCGACTTCTTCCCGCTCAGTGTGGAATATGAAGAGCGTTTGTATGCGGGCGGCAAGATCCCTGGTTCGTTCTTCCGCCGCGAAGGACGCGCTTCGACCGAGTCGATCCTCACCGCACGCCTGACCGACCGCCCGCTGCGTCCGCTCTTTCAGGACGGCATGCGCAACGAAGTGCAGGTCATCATGTACTCGTTCTCGTCCGACGGCGTCAACCCGCTGGACATTCTGGCGATCAACGCCGCATCTGCCGCGATCATGATCTCGGACATTCCGTGGGGCGGTCCGGTCGGCGCGGTGCGCGTGGGACGCGTGAACGGCGAATTCGTCATCAACCCGACCTTTGCGGAAATGGACGCTTCCGACCTGGACCTGAGAATTGCCGGCACCAAGGAAGCGATTCTCATGGTGGAGTGCGGCGCACTCGAAATCCCCGACGATGTGATGGTGGAAGCGCTGGAATTGGGACACAAATCCATTCAGCCGTTGATCGACCTGCAATTGCAGATGGCAGCCGAAATTGGCAAGCCGAAGCGTGAGATCAAGTTGTACCTGCCGAGTGAAGAAGTTAAAAAGAAAGTATTCGACCGCGTCAGCGGACCGATGAACGAATTGCTCGATAAACCGCTTTCCAAGGTGGAGTTTTATAGCGGCATGACCGCCATCAAAGAAGAAACCGAAGCGGAATTCTGCACCGTGCCGGATGGCGCAAATCCCGCCGCCTATATGGCAGTGAACGAATTCCGCGAGGCATTCGAACTGGCGGAACAGGCGGTTGTGCGTGAGCGGATTCTGGGGATGGGCAAGCGTCCCGACGGACGCACGCCGACCGATATTCGCCCGATCTGGTGCGACGTGGGTGTTTCTCCCCGCGCGCACGGAACCGGTCTGTTCACACCGCGGCGAGACTCAAATTCTCTCCTTTGCCACGCTCGGCACGCTGGGCGAAGCGCAGGAGTTGGATAACCTCTCCCCCAACGATACCAAACGCTACATGCACCACTACAATTTCCCGCCGTTCTCCGTCGGTGAGACCAGACCTCTTCGCGGACAGAGCAGGCGCGAGGTCGGGCATGGGGCGCTGGCAGAACGCGCTCTCGAACCTGTGCTGCCTGCCGAGGAATCCTTCCCGTATGCGATCCGCGTCGTGTCCGAGGCGTTGTCCTCGAACGGCTCGACCTCCATGGGATCGGTCTGCGGTTCGACGCTGGCATTGATGGATGCGGGTGTGCCGATAAAATCTCCCGTCTCCGGCGTAGCGATGGGTCTTATTACTGACGAAACAGGGCGCTACAAGATCCTGACCGATATTCAGGGAACCGAAGACCACCTCGGCGACATGGATTTCAAGGTGGCTGGAACCGCCGCGGGGATCACCGCCCTGCAAATGGATATCAAGATCAGCGGCTTGAGCACGCAGATGATGAAGGAAGCGCTCGAACAGGCTCGCACGGCGCGCATGTCCATTATGGAAAAGATGCTGGCGGTACTTTCCGAACCACGCACGGAATTGAAGCCGCATGCACCGCGCATCATTACCGTGAAGATCCCCGTCGATAAGATCGGCGCATTGATCGGACCGGGCGGCAAGAACATCCGCGCCCTGCAGGAAGAAACGGGCGTCAAGATCGACATCGAAGAAGACGGCACCGTGTACATTGCATCCACAAGCGCCGAGGGTGCAAAGATCGCACAGGAACGCATCGAAGGGATGAGCGAAAGCCCTGTGATCGGCAACATCTACACCGGCAAAGTGGTGCGTATTGAGGCATTTGGTGCGTTCGTGAACATCATGCCCGGCGTGGACGGTCTCGTGCACATCTCCCAACTTGACAGCGAACGCGTTGAAAAGGTCGAGGATGTGTGCGTGCTCGGCGATGAACTGACCGTGATGGTGACGGACATCGATCCGCAAGGCAAGATCCGCCTTTCGCGTCAGGCGGTACTGGAAGGCTGGTCTGCCGAGGAAGCCCGCGAAAAGGATAAGGGCGGCGGTGGACGCGGAGGCGGCGGAAGAGGCGGTCCACGCGGAGGCGGAAATCGCGGCGGAGATCGTCGCGGCGGCGGTGGTGACCGCAACCGCAGATAGTCAGGAACAGACTTCCGAAGTCACAACAGGCTTCGGAAGTTTTTTTGGAGAATCATGCTTAACGCACCAATCACTGAAACCCAATCCATCGCAAGCGCCATTGCAACACGGCGGACGTTTGCGGTCATCTCTCACCCGGATGCAGGCAAGACCACGCTGACCGAGAAGCTGCTGCTGTACGGCAACGCCATCGAACTGGCGGGCAACGTCCGCGCGCGAAAGAACCAACGCGCCACCACATCCGACTGGATGGAGATGGAGCGCGAGCGCGGCATTTCCATCACTTCCACCGTACTGCAATTCCCGTATCGCGGGCATGTCATCAATCTGCTCGATACGCCGGGACATCAAGACTTTTCCGAAGACACCTACCGCACGCTCTCCGCAGTGGACAGCGCCGTAATGGTCATCGATGCGGCGAAAGGCATCGAGCCGCAAACACTGAAACTCTTCGAAGTCTGCCGCAAGCGCGGCATTCCCATCTTTACCTTTATCAACAAGATGGATCGTCCCGCCCGCGACCCATTGGACCTGCTGGATGAGATCCGCAAAGTGCTGGGCATGGAACCTGTGCCCATGAACTGGCCCGTGGGTGACGGTCCGCAATTTGTCGGCGTGTATGACCGCGGGGAAAACGGCGTGTATCTTTATGAGCGCACTGAGCGCAATGAAAAGATCGCGCCGGAAGTATTCGTGCAAATGGACGATCTGGTGAAGCGGAACATTCTCACCCCCGACAAATTTAACCACTTGAAAGAAACGGTCGAATTGTTGAGCGAAGCGGGCGTGACCTTCGACCACGACGCCGTGCTCAAAGAGAAACAAACGCCTGTATTTTTTGGCAGCGCGTTGACCAACTTCGGCGTGCGCATGTTCCTCGACGCTTTCATCCAGTTCGCTCCGCCGCCGCAAGCCTACGTCAGCGATGCGGGCGCGGTCTCGCCGGAGGATGAAGCGTTTACGGGTTTCATCTTCAAAATTCAGGCGAACATGAATCCGAAACACCGTGACAGCGTCGCCTTCCTGCGCATCTGCTCGGGCAAATTCGAGCGCGGCATGGACCTTTTACACGCACAGAGCGGAAAAACGCTCAAGCTGATGCGCCCCTATAAAGCGTTTGCCAACGAACGCGAGATCATTGACCAAGCATTCCCCGGCGATGTGCTGGGACTTCCCAATAACGGAACCTTCGCCATCGGCGACACGCTCTGCTCCGGAAAAACGCTTCAATTCGCGCCGATACCGAGATTCCAACCCGAGCATTTTGCCCTGCTGAGAAATCTCGACGTGGGCAAGTCCAAACAATTCGCCAAGGGACTCCAGCAACTCGAAAGCGAAGGTGCGGTGCAGATCCTCTACAACGTCAATGCTTTCAAGCGCGAGCCGATCCTTGCCGTGGTCGGGCAGTTGCAATTCGACGTGGTACAGGCGCGTCTCGAATCAGAGTATAACGTCAAGACCGAGCTGGAACGCATGTCGCACTCTTTCCTGCGCTGGGTCATCGGCGAAGACAAAGACATCGAATCCCTGCAAAATCGCGGCGACGCCATCCTCGCACGTGATTCTCGAAATGCGTGGGCGATGCTCTTCCAAACGCCTTTCCTGCTCAAATATTACTCCGAGAAAAATCCAAACCTGAAGTTTGTGGATATTTCCGAACTCTAGCCCAAAAAGGGGCGGTCATTAAACAGACCGCCCCTTTTTTCATCAATACGCCGACACTTAATCCTGCATTTGGGGTTTCATTCTGCAACGGGTTCACCCCCAAAAACAACCAGAGGAGACCAACCATGCAAGAGAGTGTACTTTCGAATGTCGTACTTCCGTTAGCGATCATTATCATCATGGTCACATTGGGCATGACGCTGACCCTCGCAGACTTCAGACGTGTCGCCGCCCAGCCCAAGCAGGTGCTGATCGGGCTTCTGTGTCAATTGGTACTGCTTCCCCTGCTGGGATTTGCCATTGCGGGCGCATTCTCCCTCGCGCCTGTGTATGCCATCAGCATCGTCCTGCTGGCAGCCGCACCCGGTGGAGCGACCTCCAACCTGATCGTCCACGCCGCGGACGGGGACCGCGCTCTCTCCGTCACCCTGACCGCCATCTCGAACATGCTCGCCTGGTTCACCATCCCCTTCCTGCTTGGCATCGCCTACACCACCTATGGAAGCGGCGCATTGAGCATTGATTTCCCCGTTGTCAGCACCATGGTGCAGGTTGCCGCGCTGACCGTCATCCCGGTGCTGATCGGTATGGGCATCCGCAGTTGGAAGCCCGATTTCGCCGAGAACAGCAAACGCTGGTCGAAGATCTTCGCGGGCGGCTTTCTGTTCCTCGTCATCCTCGCGCTCATCATCCAAAACTGGGATGTGATCGTCAACGATGGTCCGCGCTTTGCCCCGGCATTCATCACGCTGAACATCGCCGCACTGGTGATCGGCTTTGTCGTTTCCCGTCTGGCAGGCATCAACACGGTACAGACCGGCACCATTGCCATCGAGACCGGCATTCAAAACTCCACTCTTGCCATCACCGTCGCGCTGACCATCCTCAATAACAACGAGATGGCTGTCGTCCCGGGCTTGTACGCCATCTGGATGTATGTTACAGGCTTCGCGCTCGCCTACTGGATGGCTCGTAACGCTCCGGCAGGGAAAACCGAAGGGGTGCCTGCGTAGTTCTTTCTCTCGCACACAAGCGGACGAAGGCAATTCTTCGTCCGCTTTTTATGTTAAACTCACCATCTCCATGTTCTCGAAGATAAAACTACTCTATCATACCTACCCCAAACAATACTGGCTGATGACCGTGGGAATGGTCATCAGCACAGCTGGTGGAAGCATGATCTGGCCCTTCATGCTGATCTACGTCAGCGGAAAACTGGATATGCCGCTCAGCACCGTCGCTGCGCTCATTTCCGTCAATGCGGGCACAGGCTTGTTCTCCTCTTTTTTAGCAGGCACACTTTCCGACCGGATCGGACGCAAAGCCGTGATGGTCTTCAGCCTTGCCGGCAACGGCATTGCCTATTACCTGCTCATGCACGCAGAGACATATCCGCACTTCTTTGGTCTGATGATCCTGATCGGCTTATCGAACCCTCTGTATCAAGTCGGTTCGGATGCTATGCTGGCGGATATCATCCCGCCCGAAAAGCGCACCGACGCCTACGCCTTCAACCGCATCGCTCATAATGCCGCGTTTGGCATGGGTCCTGCCATCGGGGGATTCCTTGCGTCCACTTCGTACAATCTGGCATTTTACGGCGCGGCGGCGGGTTTCATTATCTACAGCCTGCTGATACTCGTCCTTGCGCGCGAGACGCTGGAGAAACACGTCGGCATAGCGAAAGGCTCATCGTCCGAGAAACAGGCGGGAGCGGAGAACGAGGCGCAACGTCGCGGCGGGTATGCGCGCGTTTTCAAAGATAAGGCATACATGGCATTCGTCGCGCTCATTGGCTTGGGTCTCATCGCCCCTTCACTGTTATGGATCCTGATGCCCGTGTACGCCAAAACCAATTTCGGTGTGCCGGAATCGCTCTACGGCTGGATACCGACCACCAACGCCTTCATGTGCGTTTTTATTCAGTATGCGGTCACACAAGTCACGCGTAAATTCAAAGCACTGCCTGTCGTCGCGGCGGGCATGCTCATCTACGCGGTCGGAACGGGCAGCGTCGCCCTCATGACGGGCTTTTGGGGCTTCTGGCTCAGCATGGTCCTCCTGACCTTCGGCGAGTTGATCCTCGTGCCGGTCGCCAGCAAGTACGTGGCGGATGTTTCGCCTGCCGACCTGCGCGGCAGGTATATGAGCATGTACTGGTTCGGGTGGGGCATCTCCCGCACGCTCGCCCCGCTTATCGGCGGATTTCTCAATGACAGCATTTCCCCTGGATCGATCTGGATGGGAGGTCTGCTGCTCGGCTTGACCAGCACTCTCGGCTTGATCCTGCTCCGCAACATTACAGAAACCCGCGCTGCGCTTCGCGCCCGACCTCAAACCTGATTCCCCGCACAGGAGGTTTTTCCTTGTCCCAATCCCTTGCCCATCTCACCTATCTCGTCCGCGAATACGACGAAGCCATCGCGTACTTCGCCGAAACATTAAAATTCGACATTCTTGAAGATACGCCGCTAGGGCATGGCAAGCGCTGGGTGCTCGTCCGTCCGCGCGGAAGCACTGGAGCGTCCCTTCTGCTTGCCAAAGCCGCCACGCCTGAACAGGAAGCATTCATTGGCAAACAGGGCGGCGGACACGTCTTTCTTTTTGTGCACACCGACAATTTTTGGCTCGAGTACAATAACCTGAGATCGCGCGGCGTGGAATTTCTGGAGGAACCGCGCACCGAAGCCTACGGCACTGCCGTTGTG from Anaerolineales bacterium includes:
- a CDS encoding VOC family protein; its protein translation is MSQSLAHLTYLVREYDEAIAYFAETLKFDILEDTPLGHGKRWVLVRPRGSTGASLLLAKAATPEQEAFIGKQGGGHVFLFVHTDNFWLEYNNLRSRGVEFLEEPRTEAYGTAVVFKDLYGNKWDLLQPK
- the rpsO gene encoding 30S ribosomal protein S15; the protein is MPLAKEVKTKAIEDFHRHEKDTGSPEVQIAILTNRITQLTEHLRANKQDQSCRRGLLKLVGQRRRLLAYLRKSNYQSYLNVTDRLQLRRK
- a CDS encoding DinB family protein, which translates into the protein MTTKQEIEKELDETYTRFISLVELIPESEYSLPSSNPAWTVGDVLFHITLGPRALALEVWMTLHARGLYQLAMRYFPSRMFNHINAWFGNRKRRISRQGLLKAYGQAHTVIKSRLKRTREEDLSKSVIYPKDYVSDLAGEVSVERLFRYVKGHFDAHEEEIRARSG
- a CDS encoding bile acid:sodium symporter family protein, whose translation is MQESVLSNVVLPLAIIIIMVTLGMTLTLADFRRVAAQPKQVLIGLLCQLVLLPLLGFAIAGAFSLAPVYAISIVLLAAAPGGATSNLIVHAADGDRALSVTLTAISNMLAWFTIPFLLGIAYTTYGSGALSIDFPVVSTMVQVAALTVIPVLIGMGIRSWKPDFAENSKRWSKIFAGGFLFLVILALIIQNWDVIVNDGPRFAPAFITLNIAALVIGFVVSRLAGINTVQTGTIAIETGIQNSTLAITVALTILNNNEMAVVPGLYAIWMYVTGFALAYWMARNAPAGKTEGVPA
- a CDS encoding peptide chain release factor 3, encoding MLNAPITETQSIASAIATRRTFAVISHPDAGKTTLTEKLLLYGNAIELAGNVRARKNQRATTSDWMEMERERGISITSTVLQFPYRGHVINLLDTPGHQDFSEDTYRTLSAVDSAVMVIDAAKGIEPQTLKLFEVCRKRGIPIFTFINKMDRPARDPLDLLDEIRKVLGMEPVPMNWPVGDGPQFVGVYDRGENGVYLYERTERNEKIAPEVFVQMDDLVKRNILTPDKFNHLKETVELLSEAGVTFDHDAVLKEKQTPVFFGSALTNFGVRMFLDAFIQFAPPPQAYVSDAGAVSPEDEAFTGFIFKIQANMNPKHRDSVAFLRICSGKFERGMDLLHAQSGKTLKLMRPYKAFANEREIIDQAFPGDVLGLPNNGTFAIGDTLCSGKTLQFAPIPRFQPEHFALLRNLDVGKSKQFAKGLQQLESEGAVQILYNVNAFKREPILAVVGQLQFDVVQARLESEYNVKTELERMSHSFLRWVIGEDKDIESLQNRGDAILARDSRNAWAMLFQTPFLLKYYSEKNPNLKFVDISEL
- a CDS encoding polyribonucleotide nucleotidyltransferase, which codes for MFLPARTEPVCSHRGETQILSFATLGTLGEAQELDNLSPNDTKRYMHHYNFPPFSVGETRPLRGQSRREVGHGALAERALEPVLPAEESFPYAIRVVSEALSSNGSTSMGSVCGSTLALMDAGVPIKSPVSGVAMGLITDETGRYKILTDIQGTEDHLGDMDFKVAGTAAGITALQMDIKISGLSTQMMKEALEQARTARMSIMEKMLAVLSEPRTELKPHAPRIITVKIPVDKIGALIGPGGKNIRALQEETGVKIDIEEDGTVYIASTSAEGAKIAQERIEGMSESPVIGNIYTGKVVRIEAFGAFVNIMPGVDGLVHISQLDSERVEKVEDVCVLGDELTVMVTDIDPQGKIRLSRQAVLEGWSAEEAREKDKGGGGRGGGGRGGPRGGGNRGGDRRGGGGDRNRR
- a CDS encoding MFS transporter; this translates as MFSKIKLLYHTYPKQYWLMTVGMVISTAGGSMIWPFMLIYVSGKLDMPLSTVAALISVNAGTGLFSSFLAGTLSDRIGRKAVMVFSLAGNGIAYYLLMHAETYPHFFGLMILIGLSNPLYQVGSDAMLADIIPPEKRTDAYAFNRIAHNAAFGMGPAIGGFLASTSYNLAFYGAAAGFIIYSLLILVLARETLEKHVGIAKGSSSEKQAGAENEAQRRGGYARVFKDKAYMAFVALIGLGLIAPSLLWILMPVYAKTNFGVPESLYGWIPTTNAFMCVFIQYAVTQVTRKFKALPVVAAGMLIYAVGTGSVALMTGFWGFWLSMVLLTFGELILVPVASKYVADVSPADLRGRYMSMYWFGWGISRTLAPLIGGFLNDSISPGSIWMGGLLLGLTSTLGLILLRNITETRAALRARPQT